The following are encoded together in the Chlorocebus sabaeus isolate Y175 chromosome 20, mChlSab1.0.hap1, whole genome shotgun sequence genome:
- the LOC119623789 gene encoding PRAME family member 17-like, with the protein MTLQSPSRLLELAGQSLLRNRFLTIFTLDELPREVFPLMFMEAFSMRHYETLKLMVQAWPFLRLPLGSLMKTPHLETLRAVLKGLDTLLAQKVRPRRWKLQVLDLRDVDENFWTVWSGARALFCSPEAMSKRQTVEDCPRMGEHQPLKVFIDLCLKDSALDECLSYLCGWVRYRRGLVHLCCSKVQNYSMPTSSFRNLLKRIYPDSIQELEVRRKCSLNKTGKFAPYLSRMNNLRKLFLAFGYHGELYVSGLQQFIPDLDSTFLCLSYPQMLYIRKISNIKEHLEHLLRCLKNPLGTFALCHAYLTDPDMQCLSQYPSLSQLKELHLIHILMWTTNLEPLGALLEKVAATLQILNLKDCRIQDSQLRVLLPALSRCCQLTTFYFRGNETSTNALKDLLRHTGGLSKLGLELYPAPLESLDNRGHVNWEILAPIRAELMQTLREVRQPKRIFFGPVPCPSCGSWPSGRVDFHLCS; encoded by the exons ATGACCCTCCAGTCCCCATCCAGACTCCTGGAGCTGGCAGGGCAGAGCCTGCTGAGGAACCGGTTCTTGACCATCTTCACCCTGGATGAGCTGCCCAGGGAGGTCTTCCCCCTGATGTTCATGGAGGCCTTCAGCATGAGACATTATGAGACCCTGAAGCTGATGGTGCAGGCCTGGCCCTTCCTCCGCCTCCCTCTGGGATCCCTGATGAAGACACCTCATCTGGAGACCTTGCGAGCTGTGCTGAAGGGACTTGATACACTGCTGGCCCAGAAGGTTCGGCCCAG GAGATGGAAACTTCAAGTGCTGGATTTGCGGGATGTTGATGAGAATTTCTGGACCGTATGGTCTGGAGCCCGGGCCCTGTTCTGCTCCCCAGAGGCCATGAGTAAGAGGCAGACAGTGGAGGACTGTCCAAGGATGGGAGAGCACCAGCCCTTGAAGGTGTTCATAGACCTCTGCCTAAAGGACAGTGCGCTGGATGAATGCCTGAGCTACCTCTGTGGGTGGGTCCGCTACAGAAGAGGTCTCGTGCACCTGTGTTGTAGTAAGGTGCAGAATTATTCAATGCCCACTTCAAGTTTCAGAAATCTATTGAAAAGGATATACCCAGACAGTATCCAGGAGTTGGAAGTCAGAAGAAAGTGCTCtttaaataaaacaggaaagttTGCCCCTTACCTGAGCCGGATGAACAATCTTCGCAAACTCTTTTTGGCCTTCGGTTACCACGGTGAGTTATACGTGAGCGGCCTCCAGCAGTTCATTCCTGACTTGGACTCTACATTCCTCTGCCTGTCCTACCCCCAGATGCTTTATATAAGAAAGATCAGCAATATCAAAGAGCACCTGGAGCACCTGCTCAG GTGCCTCAAGAACCCCTTGGGGACCTTTGCATTATGTCATGCTTACCTAACTGATCCGGACATGCAGTGTCTGTCTCAGTACCCAAGCCTCAGTCAGCTAAAGGAGCTGCATCTGATTCATATCCTAATGTGGACCACCAATCTTGAGCCCCTTGGAGCTCTGCTAGAGAAAGTTGCTGCTACTCTCCAGATCCTCAACTTAAAGGACTGTCGGATCCAGGACTCCCAACTCAGGGTCCTCCTGCCTGCCCTGAGCCGCTGCTGCCAGCTCACCACCTTCTACTTTCGTGGAAATGAGACCTCTACGAATGCTCTGAAAGACCTGCTGCGTCACACAGGCGGGCTGAGCAAGTTAGGCCTGGAGTTGTATCCTGCCCCTCTGGAGAGTCTTGACAACAGGGGTCATGTCAACTGGGAGATCCTTGCCCCAATTCGGGCTGAGCTGATGCAGACGCTCAGGGAAGTCAGGCAGCCCAAGAGGATCTTTTTTGGTCCCGTTCCCTGCCCTTCCTGTGGCTCATGGCCATCTGGGAGAGTTGACTTCCATCTTTGCTCCTAG